The following nucleotide sequence is from Tachyglossus aculeatus isolate mTacAcu1 chromosome 11, mTacAcu1.pri, whole genome shotgun sequence.
TCGATCACAGTGGCTTTCCCTCAGGGCCCCAGCCGGACCACTGACCCTTTCCCAGAGGGAATTcagcccacctccccacccatcccctccccGCAGGACACCGCAGGCCAGACCTCAATGAAGGTGCTGTTCCAAACCCGGGCCGACACGGTCACGTTGGACAGGACCCATGCATCCGGAATGGGGCACTCGAACCAGACGCAGCGGGCAAGGCCATTGGCACACGTCTGCATGGGACAGGAAGGcaggagactcattcattcagagaagcagcctggctcagtgcaaagagcacaggctttggagtcagaggtcatgggttcaaatcccggctccaccaactgtcagctgtgtgactttgggcaagtcacttaacttcgctgggctcagttacctcatatgtaaaacggggattaagactgtgagtcccaggtgggacaacctgatcaccctgtagcctccccagcacttagaacagtgctttgcacatagcaagcacttaataaatgccattattattattattttattcatttattcatctaagtgcttagtacagagctctgcaaacaggaagcactcaataaatacaattccttcattcattcaatcgtatttattgagtgcttcctttgtgcagggcACATATTTGTCcctggtactcattaagcacttactatgatgttCCCAGCACcctactacgcactggggtagaaaataataatagtatttgctaagtactatgttccaggcactgtactaagcactggggtggatgcaagcaaattatgttggacacagtgcctgtcccatgtggggttcacagtctcaatccccattttagagatgagataactgagggccagagaagtaaagtgacttgcccaaggtcacccagcagacatgtggcggagctgggattagaacccagatccttcttactcccagggtcgggctctattcactaggccatgctgcttcttgctgcccACCcttcaccatgccccctccccagggcacccccatcccgttgttgggtagagactgtctctatattttgccgaattttactttccaagcacttagtacagtgctctgaacacagtaagcactcaataaatatgattgaatgaataataataataatgatgatttttgttaagtgcttactttgtgccaagcactgttctaagcgctgggttagatacaaggttatcagattgtcccacgtggggctcatagtcttaatcctcattttacagacaagggaactgaggcccagagaagttaagtgacatacccgaagtcacacagctgacaagtggcggagctgggattagaacccacgacctctgactcccaagcccgggcacttgccactaagccatgctgcaaatcCGGTCACTTACCAGCAGGGTTTCAGACTTGGCTTTCTTGGCGGCGGCCAGAGTGATGGCAGGAGGGCTCAGTCCCCCAGGCTCCAGCTCCCTCCGGTTTCGGCGATGGTTCAAGGCAGCTCCGGGGAACTGAGCCAGGcaccaaaaggggaaaaaaagagaggagcGGGCAGGCTGCGGGCGGCAGTCCCTGCACTGGGAGACCCCTTGCAAGGCTGGAAAGCccggagggaggtgggaagggaaagagggagggggcccAGTTctgacaccttcaaagccttactgaagtctcatcccctccaagaggccttccctgactaagccttcctatcctcttcccccactcccttctgctttgctccctttactcaccactccctcagcccacggcacttctgttcagatctgtaatttatttatttagtcagtcagtcaatcacatttattgagtgcttactgtgtgcagagcactgtactaagcatttgggagaatacaatagaacagcgtggctgagtggaaagagcacgggctttggagtcagaggtcatgggttaaaatcccagctccgccaattgtcagctgtgtgactttgggcaagtgacttgacttctctgtgcctcagttacctcatctgtaaaatgtggattaagaatgtgagccccctgtgggacaacctgatcgccttgtaacctccccagcgtttagaacagtgctttgcacatagtacgtgtttaataaatgccatcattattattattataacagatgcattccctgctcacaacgagcttacagtctagaaggggagacaaacattaatataaagttatattgtacatagtaagcgctcaacaaatagaattgatagattgatggggGTCCTTGCTCTTCCTGGGGGGTTTGGGCCAGCCCACAGGATGGGGGGTGCCTTTCAGAATAAGCAGAAccaatggggagggggtggggggaggggagtggcAGTTTAGTCCACTAGTCACTTAAGCACATGCAAATGAACACGGGGCTGAGAAGGGCCCAGAGGATGGAGGAACCGAGGGATGGAGGGCACGAGAGGGGTCACCGGGTCCTTACGGTGAGGTTGAGGGGGTTGATGAGGTTGCCCGGAGGGTGGCACTGAAGGCTCCCGTTGCCGCGGACAGTGATCGCCGTGGGGTACAGGAGCCATTTTCCATTGGCCACCTCGTAAGGCCACTCCCAGCCCAGCACCAGGCTGCCCAGAGCAGCCAGGCCCTCTCCGGCCGGGCCCACCTATAGACGCATAGGTAGGAGTTAAGGGCGCCACCCACACTGCCCCCCTCACCCAGCCCTGGCACGCTTCCCCCCATTCCTACCCCTCACCTGGAACTCCAACTTCAGGGGGCTCCCCACATCCATCACGTTCCGCATGGCTGCTTCCCCCATCACCGTCCCGCCAAAATAGCTCTGCAGCCGGTAGGTGGTCCTAGGCCAGGAGGGGAGTGGGCACGGTGAAGGGTGGTACGGGTTGGAACAGgttaagggagggaggagaaaggtggCAAAGGATGGGGGGAGGCTCCCAGGAGTGTcatgtccccaccccaccccccagcagtGAACTGAGCAGCCAGCATCCCTCTGGAAAGCCCCAAGGCCAGCCAGGGCTGATGCCCTAAGGGATTGCTGAACCAGTccatggtggggaggggtgaggaggaggggaccaGTCAGAACTGGCCCAGGCCCCTCCCGGTCCCCTGTCCCCAGGGGAATGGCACATTCCATGTGGGAAAGAAGAACCAGAGACAGGCCAATTCTAGCCTCTTCATTCTGCAAGGAACTGACCTGTCTCCTGACCTCAAGCCCTTCCCAGGCCTATGTCCCTAGAGAATGCTAGGTTCCAGGCTGGCTGGGAGGCTGGAAATGGCCAGTCTCCCAAGGCCTCAGGCACATCAGGGCCACTGATGGGCATGGCTTCCTTCCTGCTTCCCACGAAGCTAGTCTGGCTATACCCAGACTTCAAGAGCCACCCCAATTGCCCGGCCTGGGGctatcaatcccagctctgccactatgtctgctgtgtaaccttgggcaagtcacttcacttctttgtgagcccactgttgggtagggactgtctctatgtgttgccaatttgtacttcccaagcgcttagtacagtgctctgcacatagtaagcgctcaataaatacgattgattgattgatttgtgcctcagttacctcatctgtaaaatggggcttgggactgtgagccccaggtggaacagggactgtgtccatcctgatttacttatctccaccccagcacatagtagtgcgtggcacacagtaagtgcttaacaagtaccataattatcattactattatgaggaggagggagtctaTGGCCAATGAGTGCTGAATCTGTATCTGGGTGAaaatctcgctgtgggcaggaaatgtgtctgtttattattatactgtaataataattattattattattataatggtattcattaagtgcttactatgcgcaagacactgtactaagcactggggtagatatcagcaaatcgggttggatacagtccctgttccacgtgggctcagagtctcaatcccattttacagatgaggtaactgaggcccagagaagtgaagtgacttgcccaaggtcacacagcagacaagtggcagagccaggattagaccccatgaccttctgatttccaggcccgtgctctatccactgagccacagcgctctcccaagagcttagcacagtgctttgcacagagtaagtgctcaataaatacgactggatgaatgaatgaatgggcaccaGGGGTAAGGGAAGGGACCGTCAGGGCCAGAAAAGGAGCAAGGTGGGTCAGGGGCAGGAATTTCCCACGGGGGCAGTCACCCACATGCTGAGTGAGGCTTGGAGGGTATAGTCCACTTGCAGGGTCACCGTCACGGGGGAGAGGTCCTCCTGGTAGCTGGAACTGTGGGGAAGAAACTGTCAGGGGCTGCAGAGGAGAAGGCTCTCGCACCAGTGAGTGGGATGATGGCAGAGGAGCAAAGCGGAAGAGGccgggaaagggcggatctccctcctccctccccaaccccactgcgGGTACCTACGTGGACAGCTGCAGCTGGGTCACAATATCCCGGGTGTGCAGAGTGATCCCCACCACCTCAAAGGCAATCAGCAGCTCCATCTGTGGACAGGGGGTGGAGAACcagacggacagacggacagagaGACCCAATCAATCACCAATCGACCGAGAATACCGACTgaccgcctactgtgtgctgatcagtcaagcaatcaatagtatttattgaacacctactgtgtgtacagcactgtactaagtgcttgggagagtacaatagaacaacattacagttccctgcccacaacaagtttacagtccagaggatgaacttacagtctagagaatgctgatgttctaagtatttgggagagcagggtggtctaatggaaagatcccaaaCCTAGGtgtcagagaaccagggttctaatcccggccctgccatggacctgctttgtgacctagggcaagtcacaacttctctgtaccttagttcccatatctgcaaaatgaggattcaatacctgctctccctcctacttttactgtgagccctgcatgggaccaaatgatcttgtatctcagtGTGAGCGGgggggtttagagaagcagcatggcttagtggaaagagcagagacttgggagtcagaggacgtaggttctaatcccagctccgccacttgcctaataataataataataataataatgataacatttattaagcacttactatgtgcaaaacactgttctaagtgctggggaggttacaaggtgatcaggttgtcccacaggggttcacagtcttaatccccattttacagatgaggtaactggggcacagagaagttaagtgacttgcccaaagtcacacagttgtttgctgtgtgacgtcactaaacttctttgtgcctcagttacctcaactgtaaaatgaggattaaaagtgtgagccccacctgggacaacctgataaccttgtatccaccccagaacttataacagtggttggcacatagtaagtacttaaataccataataataatattattataattaatattattattaataattaattatgtgttattgattattattattatggtatttgtgaagagttcACTACGTGCCAGTAACTGAATtaatcattggggtagatacaagctaatcaggttggacacagtccatctcccaaatGCCAAAGGGGTGGTCCCTCTCTCGGGGACACCCCAAGGGTTTGTTGTGGATCCTTTAGGGGAACGCCCTCACTCCACCCACGTCACAATAGactccccatctcaccttctgTTTCCTCTTCAAGGGGTTTCCCAGCTCACACAAGATTGTCTCATTGGCATGGCAGGCACCAGCCTGGGATTGAGGGGAACATAGTGAGACACCCCTCTACTAACTCCCCCGCAACCCAAACTTGGCCCCTACCCCAATCTCCCAATAGGGGGGCTCAGACAGGCTCCCCCTTCCCTGGGGAGAAAACTCAGGaggtgcagggggagaggggcagggtttgggggatcCCACTTGGGGGCTGCAGCAGGGAGAAGGATCTCGGGTTAGGGGCGGCTGCAGTAGGGGAAAGGCCTCTAGGGTGGGAGGCTGGGGTGCAGCAGGGGGGTGGTCCCCGAGGAGGGGGTGCGGCAGGGGACTGACTTGAAGGGTAGTGgagatggggggtgggtggggggctagTGCTTACAGGGCGCACAGAGGAGAGCAGCAGAGCGGAAGGGACGGTGAGGTTGAGCAGGGCCTCATGGGCATCTTCCCCGTTGTGTGCAGTGCTGGGCTCGTTAGTGACGTTGATGCTCATGAACAGCTTCCTCACGTCCCGGCTGTACTGGAACACCTGGATCCCACCGATCCTGGGTcagaacattcatttattcattcagctgtatttattgtgcgcttactgagaagctgcgtggctcaatggaaagagcacaggtttgggagtcagaggtcatgagttcaaatcctggctccaccaattgtcagctgtgtgactttgggcaagtcacttaacatctctgagtctcagttccctcatctgtaaaatggggattaagactgtgagccccacgtgggacaacctgatcaccttgtatcctccccagcacttagaacagtgctttgcacatagtaagtgcttaacaaatgccattattattattattattattactgtgttcagagcactgtattaagtgcttgggagcatacaatacaacaataaacagatacattcctgcccagggGAGCGGCACGATGGGGTGGAGGTTGGTGCGGGGGATGCTCACCCAAACAGCTCAGCCTCATCCCCTCAGCCCAAGCCCGGCCATGCAGGCCCTGCGCCCAACctcaactcttctagactgtgagcccgttgttgggtagggaccgtctctatattttgccaacctgtacttcccaagcgcttagtacagtgctctgcacacagtaagtgctcaataaatacgattgaatgaatgaatgaatgaactgggcacAAAGGTCTTGCTCCCTCTACTTCAGCTGGAGACATAAGccacacccctccccctccccctctagactgtaagctcactgacggcagagactgtgtcgcttcttgttatatagtactctcccaagtgctcaaaacagtgctctgcacacaggaagcactcaataaatatgattgaatgaatgagccccagcTGCCCCATGGGCCATGCCCCCGGGCCCTTGCCCAGCCACACAGGCCCCACCCCCCTCACCTGGCCACACAGGCACCATCCCAACCTCACTGGTCACCCCTCCCAACCTCAGCTGGCCACATAatccatgccccctgcccacacagaTCACACCCCCAATCCTTGTCCAACCACACAGGCCTAGCCCCCAGTCTCACCTAGCCACAGGGGACCTGCCCCCGAAATTCACttggccaccccccacccccctccacaggccccgcccccaatccCCCACCAAGACCCCAGCCCCACCCAGTCACCCAGGTCCCTTCCTCCTCGCCCCTACGGCACCTGGCCAGTGGCTGCATGTGCTCCGTGACGAAGGCCGCCTTGAGCTGTAAGTTGCTTTTGCAGATGTTGTCCAGCCCACACTCCTTCTGGAATTGAATCtgaagggtggggggcaggagggggggtcTCCAGGCTCAGCTGTAGCCTGTTTGGGTCTCCTCTCACCCCCCAcaacccctcagccccccacccctgtcACCTCAGTGTGGTTCTCGCGGGGCTGGGCCTGGTTGAGGACAGGGTAAGGGTCCAGGGAGCGGGGTCCCAGCCTGGGCTTCATGTCCCGCTCCAGCAGAGAGTAGTTCATGGACAGCGTGATGGGGTGGAGCTTGTCGCGGATGTTGTCctgggcggtggggatggggaaggggaaggggaggaagggaggaatgggGCCCGAACCGAGGAGCCCCTTAGACCCCTGaatcccatccccctccctccctcgttCTCTTCTGGGtcccacccctctccatcccccccactggagtcccatcccctccccacccctccctggggTCCCCCCCACCATCTCTGCTGGGCcccgtccctctcccttcctctctccttaataataacaataacaatcatataataataatcatataattattatattatacataacAGTAATATTGCcaattattaatgttaatatatagcaatatataataatatgatataataataatttgttaagtgcttactatgtgccaggcactgttcattcattcattcattcaatctcatttattgagcgcttactgtctaagcactggggtagatacaagataatggggttggatacagtccctgttccacgcagggctcacagtcttaatcccattttacagatgagggaacagttgcagtgaagtgacttgccaaaggccacataacagacaagatCTCTCCTGAGTTCTGTTCCCCCGACTTCCCACCCAAATGGGGTcccatccccctcccttcctctctcttgggTCTGTCCTCCTcaatccctccctttccccccaagttctaccccctccctcccaagTGCCACCCtcctctgagccccctccccatcatacCAGGGTCCCATCCTGTCCTTCACTTTCACCTCCCaagttccctccctcctctgtctctctccgagGCCCACCCTTCACCCCTCCCTGTCCTGGGGTCCTCCCCTCAACCCCAAGCTGCCGGAATCAACCCACCGGGGGGTGGCCTCTGGGCCCCCGACTCACCACCAACAGGAGGTGCAGATTGTGACAGCGGCTCTCGGGCATTGAGAAGAAGCCGTGCTGGACGGCGGAGAGGCTCTGGGCAAAGCGGACCCGGGTGGGCCGGCGGTCTCGATCCGCCTCCAGGGTGTAAGCTAGGGCTGGGGGAAAGGTGGCTAGGGGTCAGAGAGGggaccagcccctgccccccggccctgatcCCATCTCTCACTGCCCCCACGGCACTCACTGATGTTCCGTCGGTAGCCGGAGCTCCCTGCACTCTGGTTGTAGGAGAAGCACAGCTCTACCTGCAGGCTGGAGTGGTAGGGGGACACAGGGACCGAGAAGGGGGTCAGGGGTGGCctgctgcctcccacccctgcaaAAAAGGAGCCAGGAGCCCTGAACCCCAGCTCCTAAGTCCCAGGGCACATATgtacacctctctacatgttatCCCTTTTTCCGGTCTGCCATTTTCTTAAGGGTAGACTAGACCCTGGCTAGATTATAAAAACTCCCTGAGGGTAGCGATTAGGCTAactaattccctctagactgagagctcatgggcagggaatatgtttgatgttatagtgtactctcccaaatgcctagagcagtgctatgcacacaccaagtgctcaataaataaatgaataataattctattgcactttcccaagcactcagtacagtactctgcacatagaggagttcagtacagtgcaaccccctccaagaggtcttccctgattaagccctcctttcctcttctccctctccctctgcaccaccttgatttgctccctttattcatcccccctcccaggcccacagcaattACGTCtatatatgtcattttatttgttcacattaacgtctgtctccctttgttcgttgtgggcagggaatgtgtctgttacatagtactctcccaaatgcttagtccactaCTCTGGACCAAGGaagtacacagtaaatatgactgactgactagtgaaTGGGCTGCTCACCAAGAGGTGGGGGTGCACCTGGCAGGGTCCAGGAGGGTGGGCTTCACCGTCAGGGTCTTGTTCAGGATGTTGATGACGGGGCGGGCCCTGTGTGGTGGAGAGGGGGTGCGGGCTCCAGTGGCAGCACCCACTGGGCAGACCTTGGGGTCTTAGGCCAATGGGGGCACCCAGCAGGGGGGCTAAAACAAAGCCAGAcggggacagagactgagagacaacCAGATGACGACAGAGATGGCCAGAAAGGGACAGAGATGGAAAGGCAGGAAGATGGCGACAGAGAGAGGCGGTCAGCCCTTGCAGGAGGCAGAAAGACCAGGATAGGGAGATAGTTGGGAATCATTAGGAAtccttgggggctgggggggggggcaggcacaCAGGgggactcccctctccccacccctaccctatccccctccccctcaccgcAGTAGCACGATCCTCTCGGCCAGGCTGCCTACTAGCAGGTCCGGGTATGAGTTGTCGTCCACATCTAGCTGCCCGCTCAGGGAGTAGCCGAAAGTGGAGAGACCCGggacccccagctcctccccgcTGATCACCTGGGGATGGGGGCatggcagggggtgggtgggtgaggggacCAACCCATCTCAAGGGCAGCCGGGGGTGGGTTTCACCCCAGGCCCAGGGACCCAGAGTGGCAGGGGGTGGAGGTAGGGATACGGATGGGGGCAGGACCGGACGGGCACGGTGGACAGATGGACGAGTGGACGGGTGAGAGACacgttggggaggaggggacaaggcagacagaggggcagacggtcagacaTTCAGGCAGACGGGCTCCCTGCCCGGACCCCCGACCTGCTGGGCCTTCCGGGAAAGGCCGGTGGAACTGCTGTGGAAGATGTACACACGACCAGAGCCTTCAAAAGGGGCACCCACGGCGATGTCTggaagcagagaaggggcagaagcAGGACTGCAGCTTCCAGCGCACattaccctgccctcagccctccACACCTCACCTCATCTGGCTGGGGAGCCcagtcctcccaagcgcttagttcagtgctctgcacacagtaagcaatcaatacattcaactgaatgaatgaatgaaagtccatccacccagtctgtctcccctgggagagtagaagctgcttgagggcaggaaacgggTCACTTCTTCATTCTCTActatccaagtgcctagtatagagcACTCCtccaaatgggcattcaataaatactcctacTACTGGGCAAGTGGAGggaagctgggggtggggccttctgggaaaaGATTGGAAAGGGAGGAGGTGAAGTTGGGTGATGGGTCTTGAGACTTCAGAACGAGTTCCTGAGGGGaggaattattatcatcattattagtagcagtaat
It contains:
- the ITGA3 gene encoding integrin alpha-3 isoform X1, yielding MAARAPALRAWHLVVCAALGTAAASAFNLDTRLLVLKEGRAAAGLFGYSVALHRQTQRRARYLLLAGAPQDLAPPDGNTNRTGAVYLCPLSSRTDDCERVDIHEISDPQQHIIEDMWLGVTVASQGPAGRVLVCAHRYTKVLWSGTEDQRRMVGKCYVRGNDLGLDPSDEWQTYHNEMCNSNTDYLDTGMCQLGTSGGFTENSVYFGAPGAYNWQGTNYMIQRKDWDLSEASYANEKEGNIYIGYSVQMGSAILHPQDLTIVSGAPRHHHAGAVFLMSHGAGKDLERRQVLEGKQVGAYFGSSIALTDLNNDGWQDLVIGAPYYFERKKEEGGAIYVFTNEGGTFAPEPTQTLHGPSGSAFGFAVASIGDVNQDGFQDIAVGAPFEGSGRVYIFHSSSTGLSRKAQQVISGEELGVPGLSTFGYSLSGQLDVDDNSYPDLLVGSLAERIVLLRARPVINILNKTLTVKPTLLDPARCTPTSCLQVELCFSYNQSAGSSGYRRNITLAYTLEADRDRRPTRVRFAQSLSAVQHGFFSMPESRCHNLHLLLVDNIRDKLHPITLSMNYSLLERDMKPRLGPRSLDPYPVLNQAQPRENHTEIQFQKECGLDNICKSNLQLKAAFVTEHMQPLARIGGIQVFQYSRDVRKLFMSINVTNEPSTAHNGEDAHEALLNLTVPSALLLSSVRPAGACHANETILCELGNPLKRKQKMELLIAFEVVGITLHTRDIVTQLQLSTSSYQEDLSPVTVTLQVDYTLQASLSMTTYRLQSYFGGTVMGEAAMRNVMDVGSPLKLEFQVGPAGEGLAALGSLVLGWEWPYEVANGKWLLYPTAITVRGNGSLQCHPPGNLINPLNLTFPGAALNHRRNRRELEPGGLSPPAITLAAAKKAKSETLLTCANGLARCVWFECPIPDAWVLSNVTVSARVWNSTFIEDYSDFDRVRVEGWATLYLRSSVPSINMDNKTVRFSVDIDSELTEELPAEIDLWLVLVAVGAGLLLLGLIVLLLWKFNFFKRTQYYRIMPKYHAVRIREEERYRPPRGPPPNKRQWVTNWQDPGRYY
- the ITGA3 gene encoding integrin alpha-3 isoform X2; protein product: MAARAPALRAWHLVVCAALGTAAASAFNLDTRLLVLKEGRAAAGLFGYSVALHRQTQRRARYLLLAGAPQDLAPPDGNTNRTGAVYLCPLSSRTDDCERVDIHEISDPQQHIIEDMWLGVTVASQGPAGRVLVCAHRYTKVLWSGTEDQRRMVGKCYVRGNDLGLDPSDEWQTYHNEMCNSNTDYLDTGMCQLGTSGGFTENSVYFGAPGAYNWQGTNYMIQRKDWDLSEASYANEKEGNIYIGYSVQMGSAILHPQDLTIVSGAPRHHHAGAVFLMSHGAGKDLERRQVLEGKQVGAYFGSSIALTDLNNDGWQDLVIGAPYYFERKKEEGGAIYVFTNEGGTFAPEPTQTLHGPSGSAFGFAVASIGDVNQDGFQDIAVGAPFEGSGRVYIFHSSSTGLSRKAQQVISGEELGVPGLSTFGYSLSGQLDVDDNSYPDLLVGSLAERIVLLRARPVINILNKTLTVKPTLLDPARCTPTSCLQVELCFSYNQSAGSSGYRRNITLAYTLEADRDRRPTRVRFAQSLSAVQHGFFSMPESRCHNLHLLLVDNIRDKLHPITLSMNYSLLERDMKPRLGPRSLDPYPVLNQAQPRENHTEIQFQKECGLDNICKSNLQLKAAFVTEHMQPLARIGGIQVFQYSRDVRKLFMSINVTNEPSTAHNGEDAHEALLNLTVPSALLLSSVRPAGACHANETILCELGNPLKRKQKMELLIAFEVVGITLHTRDIVTQLQLSTSSYQEDLSPVTVTLQVDYTLQASLSMTTYRLQSYFGGTVMGEAAMRNVMDVGSPLKLEFQVGPAGEGLAALGSLVLGWEWPYEVANGKWLLYPTAITVRGNGSLQCHPPGNLINPLNLTFPGAALNHRRNRRELEPGGLSPPAITLAAAKKAKSETLLTCANGLARCVWFECPIPDAWVLSNVTVSARVWNSTFIEDYSDFDRVRVEGWATLYLRSSVPSINMDNKTVRFSVDIDSELTEELPAEIDLWLVLVAVGAGLLLLGLIVLLLWKCGFFKRASTRALYEAKGQRAEMRSQPSETERLTDDY